Within Salvia splendens isolate huo1 chromosome 21, SspV2, whole genome shotgun sequence, the genomic segment GGTGCATTTCATGAACTTTCGTTCCAAACttccatatttttattataaattaatttcacACGGCTTTTATAACTCTGACAAAATAGTTGCTGAATAGGTTGAATGAAGAGCATATTTTATAAGATAATAAAGCACAATATAataaagaatgcatgagcaatAATCTACAATTGGGTTTTATATATGAATTGTTCTGCATGTGACAGACAAGCGTACACTGGCATAACACTAATCTACAAATTAAAATCCCTTTTTCATTTCCCCCACTATTTTACTCGAAAGAATATCTTATCACAAGTTACGAAAAATTCCACCATCATTTAAATTAGTACtccaatataaaattatttatcatcATAGCCGTTCTAAAAAACCCTATTCATTTTTAAATGTCTTTTGATCTAATTCGTAAATTGTTTGCCGTCAGCAGACATATAGTATACTCCATGTTGGattatagtatttattttaattttccttCACACGTGCGGTTGCGGGAATTTTAATCAAAGCATATCAttggtagtagtattatttttttttcaatgcaATAATGTCTCAGCTCCTTGCCGACAAAAGCTCTGGACTTACTGGTAATATTATTTTGCTCAAGGAAGTATGTTGGCAGAAACTTATTGTTAATTCATAGTTTGATTAAACCATCCACAATAGAGCCCAGCCGACCgccagcgctgggcggttcgctgggcgatctattgcagtcgcccagcggacgaatggagagagaaaccgcgcagcgctgggcggtgcgctgggagatccgctcggcgctattgcagctcccggatcgcctagcgcgaaattaaaattttttttttccgaaacactatatatacgcgttttgctcgtcattttcattcgcaccacttgttttaacgagtactctctctatcttattattgtattttttattattgtattttttaaaaattaatgtatttttttaaattattgtatttttttaaattttaatagtattattaaatttttcccgtatatgtctcgtaaattaaatttcgtatattgtgtgattgttaattatttcattttgtatatatttgttaatagtgatgtggatattatgtggctaggctatggctgggctattgctgggctatttgcttgttttgatgatgtggcaggaggatttttagtgctgatgatgtggcagtggctaggctatggctgggctattgctgggctattcctattgtggatggccttatgagctcaattaaatccaaaatggTAAATAGTTCTAATTTTTACCTTTTATGCAACATGACACAAACTGTGTCGTTTTGTGTTCTACTCCATCTGTTCAACAGTAGTGGAGACGTTTCTTTTTAgcacgcgatttaagaaaaattatgtaaAGTGAGTTGAGTAAAtgaggaataaagtaagaaatgaaaaagaCAGAGAAGTGAAGAATGAAGaatgaagaaagaagaaagtaaAGTGAGAGAGAAGAAATATGTCTACTTTTGCTAGAGAATGAAATGACTTCACTAGTATGGCACGTACAGAAATTgcaaaatgactcaactaccgtgGGACATAggtaataatatttaaaaaaatgacgAACTAATTCATAACTACGGAGGCCAATATATGGACACAAAATAGTTATGATTATTTTGATACAAAACCGATGGTTTGAGCTTTAATTAAGTACACTTTCTTATTATTTGGGACATTTTCGATTAAGTGAGTGCACAATTGGATAGATTTAAGGCAGTGTTTCACCGAATACTTAATTGATCATAGATATTTTTGCATTAGATCATGTTATCGATAACGATAATTAATCAATTTTGGTAACATTTGACGAAGTAGATGTAGATTAGAAGTTTGAGTCATTTTGAGTGTATGCTACTGCCTACTAGTTTCTTATTATACCGCAATATTTGTTTGATATTTTTGAGAATAATAGTTTTTTGCGTCTGTTTTTATGACgtagtattaaatttaaatatggtGCTAAGTTGCAAGTTGCAAGTTGCTAACTTATTTTAAAGCATCGATAATTTTAACCTCGAATAAACTATTTAGTTTGCATCTTGAATTTTACTATAATTATCATGTAATTAGATTTCTAAAGCATTGAATGAATGATCTATTACAagataataaacaaaaaaaaaattagggaaatttaattgaatttctaAAGCTTTATTTTCTTACATCGTCATGCACATTCATTAAGTATTTTATCCAGAATTCGTATTAGCCCCCAAAAATTAGAGAAAGGCCTTGAAAGAAACGCTCTATAAAATCTGAAAAAACTGTGGGAAAAAATTATCGCtccaaaatttcataattttgataTCTCATCTCTTTCAAGCTTCAAACAATGGCGTCGTCACCGCCTACAACCGGCACGGAGCTTGCTGTTCCATCACCCGCCGCAGAGTCTCAGCTATCTTCTCTCATTTACGGTAATGCTTCACTCTCTGTCGCAGCTATCTTCTTCTCTTATAAGTGCATTAGTTTCTGATTCGAGCTACACGCAAAATAGCGAGGCAGTTCTGTTTCGCGAGTGTATTTTATCGATTGATTTGAGTTCATATATTCGGTAAAGTTTTGCATCATGCCTGATCGATAAGCAATTTATGTTCCGAATTCGCTGTAGTCCTCGGTTCAGAGATTAATAGATTAATAATTCATTTTCTGTTATCTTCCGAGTCTCTGATGTTTTTTGCAAATTACTTTAGTTTAGTTGTCTTTTATCTGAATATGATTAATTCGATTTATCCATTCAAAGGTGATTAACGCTCTCCTTATGCATGATGCTTGAGAAGAGCTGGAATTGGTCAGCTAGTAGACTAATCTGAGTTAGTTACATGGCAATTATGAAGTCCTTGCTACACGAGTACCATATTCTGCCATATAAGGCTGATCTTATGATTCAGCAGAAAGACACTTCCTGAGCCTTAGCAGACATCCTGATTCCTGAGTTTGTAATGCCTACAGTTATCAATAGGTGTTTAGTAATTTAGGTTACCTATTTAAGTAACTGCAACGTTTATACTTGTTGCTATTAAAATTAACATATTGAAAACTACCATTTGCACAACTATTTACTGTTGATGCCTGTTATTGGTGAAATGATCAGATCTCTCCCAGAACTTGCAAGTTTCCATGGATAACATGCTAAAGATAATAAGGTGAGCCCCATAGAGATGTTGCAGTATGTTTAAACTCATCAATGTTGTTGCCACATTGTATTTTCGGAAATTACattccattttcattttgattggttaacaatttcaaaattttttgtACTCTTTGCTTTGATATCCGTTGTGAATCAGTTAGATGTTTTGTATTCATGTAGTGTTCTTAAATAAGTATAGTCTTATTATAAATTCTCTCATAAGTTCACATAATTCTACGTTGGAGTTTACAGCGAGATTGATCAAAACTCTGGCGGCATAACAGAAGAGATAGAGAAGTCAAAGGAGTCTGCACTTCAGAGGAAGATTCAGCTAGAAGAAAAGAGAGATAGCTTTCAGAAAACTACATATGCAATTTTCGACATGCTCAATGGTCGTGATACCAGCTAAAGGTCCAAGGTTTGCCATATGTACTCACTATGAATTGAAAGATCAAATTCTCTTTCTTACATGTGTATAATACAAAAAGACGTAGCATTGACTGTTGCAATATGATACAATATTGTTCATTCAAATTTTCTGGCTATCAAAGTAATTGAACTGCACTTTATATGCATTGTTTCAACAGATGTACAAGTGATCATTGTCTCTTATAGCTCTTATGTCTTCCACTTGAGAGCCCTCAGCCATGAGAACTTTGGTTCCTCTTACCCCAAGCTTCTTATCTGCATTCATGAAACACATAAATGTTACTTGAGATCCATCATCCATGAGAACTTCTGGTCTAAGATTTCACAGTTTGGTTTCTTGTTCTGCTTGTTTGTTCAATTAGTAAAGAGCAGCAGCTATCTGATTAATTTATGTGCACTGAATGAAATGAAACAAACAATGCAGTGACTTATAACACCTTGAAGCTTTAGAGGTCATAATAGCTTACCTGCTAATTCCAGAAGGTCTTCTATTGAATCAGGAAGATGAGCAAGCCTTCCCCcatcttcttcttttggttTGATATCCGGATGATGTCCATGGAGGACCACCCTTGTTGGAAATATGTTTGATTTGTGAACCATGGGGCTACCTGAAACACAATTTAAGTTGTGATACAGATTGTTGAGTTTTCTTGTTCACTAAGTTCACTCACAAGTTTCTTGAGAATCAGATTCAGaaaaagtattaaatttgtcCCTAGTTGAGATGGCTAATGGTGAATGCTTGGTAAATGAATGCTACCGATGTCATTATTCCACAGACATGCCTATTTTGTTGTTAATAAAAGGAATATGTAGACATAAGATCTCCAATAATTTGTAGAGGGGCATTCTATAAGGCTATTAATCAATGTCTTTGACCTACTGTAGTACACTACAGAATTAACAGTAATAACTTCTCCAGCAAAAGTAGGGCAACAAATATCTTCCCCACTGGTTTCATGCAATTACATGATGATAATACTAAGGAGTATAGAGAATATCATTTGGTGAGACGGTGGCTTACTGTTTGCTTCTTGGGCTGACCCTTCATAATT encodes:
- the LOC121784548 gene encoding uncharacterized protein LOC121784548; this encodes MASSPPTTGTELAVPSPAAESQLSSLIYDLSQNLQVSMDNMLKIISEIDQNSGGITEEIEKSKESALQRKIQLEEKRDSFQKTTYAIFDMLNGRDTS